A stretch of the bacterium genome encodes the following:
- the rimM gene encoding 16S rRNA processing protein RimM: MTQARMPENVPEFVVIGKVLRPHGVEGELRLMPLTENPERFRQLTAVFLNRDGGRWQFPIAGVKLSQAAVLIRLQGIATRTEAENWRGSLVEIEAKDVQPLAEGEHYYFELIGMTVESESGQKVGIVTDVLSYPAQDLYVIESAGREILIPAVPAIVQRVDLKRRLMVIHAIEGLLDL; the protein is encoded by the coding sequence ATGACCCAAGCGCGCATGCCGGAGAACGTTCCGGAGTTTGTCGTCATCGGCAAAGTTCTGCGGCCGCACGGCGTGGAGGGCGAGTTGCGCTTGATGCCGCTGACGGAAAATCCCGAGCGGTTCCGGCAGCTGACCGCTGTTTTTCTCAACCGGGACGGCGGGCGTTGGCAGTTCCCGATCGCCGGCGTAAAGCTGTCGCAGGCCGCAGTGCTGATCCGTCTCCAGGGCATTGCCACGCGGACCGAAGCGGAAAACTGGCGGGGCAGCTTGGTGGAGATTGAAGCCAAAGACGTCCAACCGCTGGCGGAGGGCGAGCACTATTACTTTGAGCTGATCGGGATGACGGTCGAAAGCGAGAGCGGGCAAAAAGTGGGCATCGTCACCGACGTGCTCAGCTATCCGGCTCAGGACCTCTATGTCATCGAATCGGCAGGGCGAGAAATTCTGATCCCGGCGGTGCCGGCCATCGTACAGCGCGTGGACCTGAAGCGGCGGTTGATGGTGATTCATGCAATAGAGGGTTTGCTGGATTTGTAA